Proteins found in one Aquibium microcysteis genomic segment:
- a CDS encoding hybrid-cluster NAD(P)-dependent oxidoreductase, with the protein MNAPADPALYRHLDEMTPWDDRLQVLEVTGVTEEAPDVRTFTFRSDAQTWFRYKPGQFVTLELPVGPEPLLRTYTLSSSPSRPFSIAVTAKAQAGSIGTRWMFENLKPGAHVRAYGPAGGFTHHDHPAGKYLFISAGSGVTPMMSMLRWFSDCAPWSDVAFVNCARRPEEIIFRKELELLGSRMPGLSLGFLIEERSSRESWFGHMGRIDAVRLPLLSPDFREREVFCCGPDPFMRAVRGMLEASGFDMTHYHQESFAAPAPAPAPVDVEALAAEDGAPVQEALPIRFSLSDASGECLPGQTILQAARAAGVRIPAACEFGLCGTCKTMKLSGEVEMAHNGGILDDEIAEGFILACCSKPLTAVEVAA; encoded by the coding sequence ATGAACGCCCCCGCCGATCCCGCCCTCTACCGCCATCTCGACGAGATGACCCCGTGGGACGACCGGCTGCAGGTGCTGGAGGTGACCGGCGTGACCGAGGAGGCGCCGGACGTGCGCACCTTCACCTTCCGCTCCGACGCGCAGACCTGGTTCCGCTACAAGCCCGGCCAGTTCGTGACGCTGGAACTGCCGGTCGGGCCGGAGCCGCTGCTGCGTACCTACACGCTGTCGTCCTCGCCCTCGCGGCCCTTCTCGATCGCGGTGACCGCGAAGGCGCAGGCGGGCAGCATCGGCACGCGCTGGATGTTCGAGAACCTGAAGCCCGGCGCCCATGTCCGCGCCTACGGCCCGGCGGGCGGCTTCACCCATCACGATCACCCGGCGGGAAAGTACCTGTTCATCTCCGCGGGGTCCGGCGTCACGCCGATGATGTCGATGCTGCGCTGGTTTTCCGACTGCGCGCCGTGGTCCGACGTCGCCTTCGTCAACTGCGCGCGGCGGCCCGAGGAGATCATCTTCCGCAAGGAGCTCGAGCTTCTGGGCAGCCGGATGCCCGGCCTGTCGCTCGGCTTCCTGATCGAGGAGCGGTCGAGCCGCGAGAGCTGGTTCGGCCACATGGGCCGCATCGACGCCGTGCGCCTGCCGCTGCTGTCGCCCGACTTCCGCGAGCGCGAGGTGTTCTGCTGCGGCCCCGATCCCTTCATGCGCGCGGTGCGCGGCATGCTGGAAGCCTCGGGCTTCGACATGACGCACTACCACCAGGAGAGCTTTGCCGCGCCGGCTCCGGCTCCGGCGCCGGTGGATGTCGAGGCGCTGGCGGCCGAGGACGGCGCGCCGGTGCAGGAGGCGCTGCCGATCCGCTTCTCCCTGTCGGACGCCAGCGGCGAATGCCTGCCCGGCCAGACGATCCTCCAGGCGGCGCGGGCGGCGGGCGTGCGCATTCCGGCCGCCTGCGAGTTCGGGCTGTGCGGCACCTGCAAGACGATGAAGCTCTCAGGGGAGGTCGAGATGGCGCACAATGGCGGCATCCTCGACGACGAGATCGCCGAGGGCTTCATCCTCGCCTGCTGTTCGAAGCCGCTGACGGCGGTGGAGGTCGCGGCATGA
- a CDS encoding aromatic ring-hydroxylating oxygenase subunit alpha: MDTRNDMLRLLKSRRPGFSLEQPFYTDPDYHRLDLELIWYRDWLFVGHDCEVAKPGAYFTVQVGDYPVVIVRGRDGQIRAFHNSCRHRGSRVCTTQKGTSARLVCPYHQWTYDLDGSLVFARQMAEDFRKEEFGLKPVACESVGGYVFICLANEPADFAPFRALMEPYFRPHRLTEAKVAFESTIVEKGNWKLVWENNRECYHCAGNHPELCKTFPEAPTVTGVNGAESDPDMLAHWARCEAAGLPSRFRIDERGQYRATRAPLLRDAVSYTMSGRRAVKRNLSDDVAADRIGTLLLYHYPTTWNHVLGDHAVTFRVLPISANETAVTTKWLVHKDAVEGVDYDLAELTHVWTETNDQDRRIVEENAFGIRSPAYEPGPYSELHEGGVIQFVDWYAGFMAPRLAEGAAPRLKSVA, encoded by the coding sequence ATGGACACGCGCAACGACATGCTGAGGCTCCTGAAGAGCCGGCGGCCGGGCTTCAGCCTGGAACAGCCCTTCTACACCGACCCGGACTACCACAGGCTCGACCTCGAACTCATCTGGTACCGCGACTGGCTGTTCGTCGGCCATGACTGCGAGGTGGCGAAGCCGGGCGCCTATTTCACGGTGCAGGTGGGCGACTATCCGGTGGTGATCGTCCGCGGCCGCGACGGCCAGATCCGCGCCTTCCACAATTCCTGCCGGCATCGCGGCAGCCGGGTCTGCACGACGCAGAAGGGCACGTCGGCGCGGCTGGTGTGCCCCTATCACCAGTGGACCTACGACCTCGACGGATCGCTCGTCTTCGCCAGGCAGATGGCGGAGGACTTCCGCAAGGAGGAGTTCGGCCTGAAGCCGGTCGCCTGCGAGAGCGTCGGCGGCTACGTCTTCATCTGCCTGGCGAACGAACCGGCGGACTTCGCTCCGTTCCGCGCCCTGATGGAGCCCTATTTCCGGCCGCACCGGCTGACCGAGGCCAAGGTGGCCTTCGAGAGCACCATCGTCGAGAAGGGCAACTGGAAGCTCGTCTGGGAGAACAACCGCGAGTGCTACCATTGCGCGGGCAATCATCCCGAACTCTGCAAGACCTTCCCGGAAGCGCCGACGGTGACCGGCGTCAACGGCGCCGAGAGCGACCCGGACATGCTGGCGCACTGGGCCAGATGCGAGGCGGCCGGCCTGCCGTCGCGCTTCCGCATCGACGAGCGCGGCCAGTACCGCGCCACCCGCGCGCCGCTGCTGCGCGACGCCGTCAGCTACACCATGAGCGGCCGGCGCGCGGTGAAGCGAAATCTCTCCGACGACGTCGCCGCCGACCGGATCGGCACGCTGCTCCTCTACCACTACCCGACGACCTGGAACCATGTGCTGGGCGACCATGCCGTGACCTTCCGCGTGCTGCCGATCAGCGCCAACGAGACGGCGGTGACGACCAAGTGGCTGGTCCACAAGGACGCGGTGGAGGGGGTCGACTACGACCTCGCCGAACTCACCCACGTCTGGACCGAAACCAACGACCAGGACCGCCGCATCGTCGAGGAGAACGCCTTCGGCATCCGCTCGCCCGCCTACGAGCCGGGACCCTATTCGGAACTGCACGAGGGCGGCGTGATCCAGTTCGTCGACTGGTATGCCGGCTTCATGGCGCCGCGCCTCGCGGAAGGTGCCGCGCCGCGGCTGAAGAGCGTGGCGTGA